The Raphanus sativus cultivar WK10039 chromosome 2, ASM80110v3, whole genome shotgun sequence genome includes a region encoding these proteins:
- the LOC130508673 gene encoding uncharacterized protein LOC130508673 — MLVKRLKVILPHVILPNQTAFVQGRLLIENTVLASEIVQGYHRIGGPKRITIKVDIAKAFDTIRWEFLFQCLRSLAVPEIFLSWLQACVCTTSFSLGFNGSSYGYFKGKRGLRQGDPLSPYLFVLAMNCLSISLNRAAREGQFQYHAKCKNSELTHLCFADDLLIFCDGSQQSVLAVLNILKDFEQRSGLAVSITKTSMFAAGIKPHELNQIKAATGLMEGSLPVRYLGVPLCTKKLSLANCAPLLQSIKSKLHSWTTRTLSFAGRLQLLATVIAGITNFWSCAFILPKGCLAEIDSLCSRFLWKGKTEGHNSAKVSWKSVTTPKQEGGLGLKDLHIWNLAAVLKLIWILFFKQSSIWSDWFTREILGGDLNNFWVINTRQKHSWQANQLLLYKDLVYTWIKRVVGNGETTYFWSCNWSPFGNIADFLKDESASTTGIPSTYTLAELWEIDHWTLPPARSEKQVQIYSHLLTMTLTDITDSYLWCPDGNHMTAYSIRRVYDLLREENESVAWHREVWFSRGIPKHRFLTWLMALNRSPTRDRLLQWGVSTEGSCLLCNTSPESRSHLYFECSFSWNVWQDFHQRLRFASPRTWEEVMEELRNFRGSRASKTLLLLTWQATIYALWVERNCRLHRQVYRSANSLSTEIDRTIRRRIASIRQGAPQLSSGMLCQWFSTSPS; from the coding sequence ATGTTAGTCAAGCGATTAAAAGTGATCCTCCCTCATGTCATATTGCCCAACCAAACGGCTTTTGTCCAAGGCAGACTACTAATTGAGAATACGGTGCTAGCATCAGAGATTGTCCAAGGATATCACAGAATAGGAGGCCCGAAGCGCATAACTATCAAGGTTGATATAGCGAAAGCCTTTGACACAATCAGATGGGAGTTTTTATTTCAGTGCCTAAGAAGCCTAGCGGTTCCAGAGATCTTCCTATCTTGGTTACAAGCCTGTGTCTGTACTACTTCGTTCTCACTAGGATTTAATGGGTCATCCTATGGGTACTTTAAGGGTAAAAGGGGCTTGAGGCAAGGTGATCCGCTATCTCCTTACTTATTTGTGCTTGCTATGAACTGTCTATCGATTTCTTTAAACAGGGCTGCGAGAGAAGGACAGTTTCAATACCATGCGAAGTGCAAGAACTCAGAGCTTACTCACCTTTGCTTCGCTGATGACCTCCTAATCTTTTGTGATGGATCACAGCAGTCGGTCCTAGCGGTTCTTAACATCTTAAAAGACTTTGAGCAGAGATCGGGCTTGGCGGTCAGCATCACCAAAACTTCAATGTTTGCTGCAGGAATCAAACCTCATGAGTTAAATCAGATAAAAGCAGCTACGGGTCTAATGGAAGGATCTCTACCGGTCAGGTACTTAGGTGTACCTCTGTGCACCAAGAAACTGTCGTTGGCAAATTGCGCACCTCTCCTGCAATCTATAAAGTCGAAACTCCATTCTTGGACTACTCGTACGCTCTCCTTCGCGGGAAGACTCCAGTTGCTTGCCACTGTCATTGCTGGTATCACAAATTTCTGGTCATGCGCCTTCATTCTTCCAAAGGGTTGTCTTGCGGAAATTGACTCCCTATGCAGTCGATTCCTATGGAAAGGCAAAACGGAGGGTCATAATTCTGCAAAAGTTTCTTGGAAATCAGTCACTACACCAAAGCAGGAAGGAGGGTTAGGGCTAAAGGACTTACACATATGGAACTTGGCGGCGGTGCTAAAACTGATTTGGATCCTTTTCTTCAAGCAAAGCTCCATTTGGTCCGATTGGTTTACTCGAGAGATACTGGGGGGTGATCTGAATAATTTTTGGGTCATAAATACCAGGCAGAAACATTCATGGCAAGCAAATCAACTCCTACTCTACAAGGACCTGGTCTATACCTGGATAAAGCGGGTTGTAGGCAATGGAGAGACTACTTACTTCTGGTCCTGCAACTGGTCTCCGTTTGGCAATATAGCTGATTTTCTGAAGGATGAGTCTGCCTCTACGACAGGTATTCCCTCGACCTATACTCTCGCGGAACTATGGGAAATAGATCACTGGACGCTGCCCCCTGCAAGGTCTGAGAAGCAAGTCCAAATCTACTCTCATCTCCTCACCATGACGTTAACTGATATTACTGATTCGTACCTCTGGTGCCCGGATGGTAATCATATGACGGCTTACTCCATTCGACGAGTCTATGATCTGCTGAGAGAGGAGAATGAATCGGTGGCCTGGCATAGAGAAGTTTGGTTCTCCAGAGGGATCCCAAAGCATCGATTCCTAACTTGGCTGATGGCGCTAAATAGATCACCAACTCGTGATCGTCTCCTCCAGTGGGGCGTTAGCACTGAAGGCTCTTGTCTCCTCTGCAACACTTCCCCTGAATCAAGATCTCATCTCTATTTTGAGTGTAGCTTCTCATGGAATGTCTGGCAGGACTTCCATCAGAGACTCCGATTCGCTTCACCACGAACGTGGGAGGAAGTGATGGAGGAACTCAGGAACTTCAGAGGTTCGCGAGCTTCGAAGACTTTGCTCCTGCTTACTTGGCAAGCAACGATATATGCTTTGTGGGTGGAGAGGAACTGCAGACTCCATCGCCAAGTATATCGCTCTGCAAACTCCTTGTCTACTGAGATTGATCGAACCATCAGAAGAAGGATAGCGAGTATCCGTCAAGGCGCACCGCAACTCTCCTCCGGCATGCTCTGTCAATGGTTCTCTACTAGTCCCTCTTGA
- the LOC108842686 gene encoding protein SET DOMAIN GROUP 40 isoform X2, with protein sequence METEHQTMEQFLRWAAELGVSDSIDSSQSHDSCLGHSLSVSDFPLAGGRGLGAVRELRKGELVLKVPRKALLTTESMLAKDDNLRDSINLHPSLSSTQRLSVCLLYEMSKGKSSFWYPYLFHLPRDYDLLATFGDFEKQALQVEDAVWAAEKAISKSLSEWKEAVTLMKELDLKPKFQSLHAWNWASATISSRTLHVPWDSAGCLCPVGDLFNYDAPGDDHLNTSQTANSTTNAEEAGHVTETQSERLTDGGFDGDANAYCLYARRNYQLGEQVLLCYGTYTNLELLEHYGFILEENSNDKVFIPLETTLYALASSWPKDSLYIHQDGKPSFALVSTLRLWLVPQSQRDKSVMRLVYAGSQISVKNEVLVMKWVSEKCRSVLRDLPTSLLEDRVILQDIDKLQDPELCLEQREAEGFCSEVRGFLDVKNHLVNGGFCGKMNRRVSKWRLSVQWRLRYKRTLADCISYCNEKLNHLI encoded by the exons atggagaCAGAGCACCAAACCATGGAACAGTTCCTACGATGGGCGGCAGAGCTTGGCGTTTCAGATTCCATCGATTCTTCTCAATCTCACGATTCATGTCTCGGACATTCCCTCTCCGTCTCCGACTTCCCTCTCGCCGGCGG GAGAGGGTTGGGAGCTGTTCGTGAGCTCAGGAAGGGAGAATTGGTTCTGAAAGTCCCGAGAAAAGCTTTGTTGACTACAGAGTCCATGCTCGCGAAAGATGACAACTTGAGGGATTCTATCAATCTTCACCCATCGCTTTCTTCGACACAG AGACTGAGTGTTTGCTTGTTGTATGAAATGAGCAAAGGGAAGAGCTCTTTCTGGTACCCTTACTTGTTTCATTTGCCTCGGGACTACGATCTCTTGGCCACGTTCGGTGATTTCGAGAAGCAAGCTTTACAA GTTGAAGATGCTGTTTGGGCTGCAGAGAAAGCTATATCCAAGTCTCTGTCCGAGTGGAAAGAAGCTGTTACGTTGATGAAGGAGTTAGATCTCAAGCCCAAGTTTCAGAGTCTTCATGCATGGAACTGGGCTTCTGCTACT ATATCTTCACGGACGCTGCATGTTCCATGGGACAGTGCTGGGTGTTTGTGTCCTGTGGGGGACTTGTTTAACTATGATGCTCCTGGAGATGATCATTTGAATACCTCTCAAACTGCGAATTCAACTACTAATGCAGAGGAAGCAGGACATGTTACTGAGACTCAGTCTGAAAGGCTCACAGATGGTGGATTCGATGGAGACGCCAATGCTTATTGTCTTTATGCAAGAAGGAATTATCAGCTTGGAGAACAG GTTCTTCTATGTTACGGGACTTACACGAATCTGGAGCTTCTTGAGCACTATGGGTTTATCTTAGAAGAGAACTCAAATGACAAGGTCTTTATCCCTCTAGAAACCACCCTTTATGCTCTAGCTTCTTCATGGCCTAAAGATTCTTTATACATTCATCAAGACGGCAAGCCGTCTTTTGCGCTTGTATCCACGCTGAGACTGTGGCTGGTCCCGCAGAGCCAGCGTGACAAGTCGGTTATGCGCCTCGTCTACGCTGGATCTCAGATATCTGTGAAGAATGAGGTTCTGGTCATGAAGTGGGTTTCAGAGAAATGCCGAAGTGTTTTGAGGGATCTGCCAACATCTCTCCTAGAGGATAGAGTGATTCTTCAGGACATTGACAAGCTCCAAGACCCTGAATTGTGTCTGGAGCAGAGAGAAGCAGAAGGTTTTTGCAGTGAAGTACGTGGTTTTCTCGATGTGAAGAATCATTTGGTAAATGGGGGATTTTGTGGGAAAATGAATAGGAGAGTGAGTAAATGGAGATTGTCAGTGCAGTGGAGGCTAAGGTACAAGAGAACTCTTGCAGATTGCATCTCTTATTGTAATGAGAAACTTAATCATCTAATATAG
- the LOC108842686 gene encoding protein SET DOMAIN GROUP 40 isoform X1 has protein sequence METEHQTMEQFLRWAAELGVSDSIDSSQSHDSCLGHSLSVSDFPLAGGRGLGAVRELRKGELVLKVPRKALLTTESMLAKDDNLRDSINLHPSLSSTQQRLSVCLLYEMSKGKSSFWYPYLFHLPRDYDLLATFGDFEKQALQVEDAVWAAEKAISKSLSEWKEAVTLMKELDLKPKFQSLHAWNWASATISSRTLHVPWDSAGCLCPVGDLFNYDAPGDDHLNTSQTANSTTNAEEAGHVTETQSERLTDGGFDGDANAYCLYARRNYQLGEQVLLCYGTYTNLELLEHYGFILEENSNDKVFIPLETTLYALASSWPKDSLYIHQDGKPSFALVSTLRLWLVPQSQRDKSVMRLVYAGSQISVKNEVLVMKWVSEKCRSVLRDLPTSLLEDRVILQDIDKLQDPELCLEQREAEGFCSEVRGFLDVKNHLVNGGFCGKMNRRVSKWRLSVQWRLRYKRTLADCISYCNEKLNHLI, from the exons atggagaCAGAGCACCAAACCATGGAACAGTTCCTACGATGGGCGGCAGAGCTTGGCGTTTCAGATTCCATCGATTCTTCTCAATCTCACGATTCATGTCTCGGACATTCCCTCTCCGTCTCCGACTTCCCTCTCGCCGGCGG GAGAGGGTTGGGAGCTGTTCGTGAGCTCAGGAAGGGAGAATTGGTTCTGAAAGTCCCGAGAAAAGCTTTGTTGACTACAGAGTCCATGCTCGCGAAAGATGACAACTTGAGGGATTCTATCAATCTTCACCCATCGCTTTCTTCGACACAG CAGAGACTGAGTGTTTGCTTGTTGTATGAAATGAGCAAAGGGAAGAGCTCTTTCTGGTACCCTTACTTGTTTCATTTGCCTCGGGACTACGATCTCTTGGCCACGTTCGGTGATTTCGAGAAGCAAGCTTTACAA GTTGAAGATGCTGTTTGGGCTGCAGAGAAAGCTATATCCAAGTCTCTGTCCGAGTGGAAAGAAGCTGTTACGTTGATGAAGGAGTTAGATCTCAAGCCCAAGTTTCAGAGTCTTCATGCATGGAACTGGGCTTCTGCTACT ATATCTTCACGGACGCTGCATGTTCCATGGGACAGTGCTGGGTGTTTGTGTCCTGTGGGGGACTTGTTTAACTATGATGCTCCTGGAGATGATCATTTGAATACCTCTCAAACTGCGAATTCAACTACTAATGCAGAGGAAGCAGGACATGTTACTGAGACTCAGTCTGAAAGGCTCACAGATGGTGGATTCGATGGAGACGCCAATGCTTATTGTCTTTATGCAAGAAGGAATTATCAGCTTGGAGAACAG GTTCTTCTATGTTACGGGACTTACACGAATCTGGAGCTTCTTGAGCACTATGGGTTTATCTTAGAAGAGAACTCAAATGACAAGGTCTTTATCCCTCTAGAAACCACCCTTTATGCTCTAGCTTCTTCATGGCCTAAAGATTCTTTATACATTCATCAAGACGGCAAGCCGTCTTTTGCGCTTGTATCCACGCTGAGACTGTGGCTGGTCCCGCAGAGCCAGCGTGACAAGTCGGTTATGCGCCTCGTCTACGCTGGATCTCAGATATCTGTGAAGAATGAGGTTCTGGTCATGAAGTGGGTTTCAGAGAAATGCCGAAGTGTTTTGAGGGATCTGCCAACATCTCTCCTAGAGGATAGAGTGATTCTTCAGGACATTGACAAGCTCCAAGACCCTGAATTGTGTCTGGAGCAGAGAGAAGCAGAAGGTTTTTGCAGTGAAGTACGTGGTTTTCTCGATGTGAAGAATCATTTGGTAAATGGGGGATTTTGTGGGAAAATGAATAGGAGAGTGAGTAAATGGAGATTGTCAGTGCAGTGGAGGCTAAGGTACAAGAGAACTCTTGCAGATTGCATCTCTTATTGTAATGAGAAACTTAATCATCTAATATAG
- the LOC108839907 gene encoding uncharacterized protein LOC108839907, which yields MVLLHHHRLPGISIATSPDYNRLRRSLHDVFLSMRFGLTRDLPLKRSSFAYYSSGSRERQTIAMATKNDTTSTSTEVKDKVVEEKKDKDKKEEEVSLPPPPEKPEAGDCCGSGCVRCVWDVYYDELEEYNNKLSASTPGDTKSN from the coding sequence ATGGTATTGTTGCATCACCACCGTCTTCCTGGAATCTCGATCGCCACATCGCCGGATTACAATCGCCTCCGTAGAAGCCTTCACGATGTGTTTTTGAGCATGAGATTTGGATTGACGCGAGATCTCCCTCTGAAACGATCATCATTCGCCTACTATTCCTCCGGATCTCGAGAACGACAGACCATCGCCATGGCGACCAAGAACGACACGACTTCGACTTCGACGGAGGTGAAAGATAAGGTAGTGGAGGAGAAGAAGGATAAGGataagaaggaggaggaggtatCGCTCCCACCGCCGCCGGAGAAACCAGAGGCTGGAGATTGTTGCGGTAGCGGCTGCGTCCGATGCGTTTGGGATGTGTATTACGATGAGCTCGAAGAATACAACAACAAGCTCTCTGCTTCCACTCCTGGAGATACTAAATCCAATTGA
- the LOC108839382 gene encoding protein HYPER-SENSITIVITY-RELATED 4-like yields MALTSNSYSVRFPMDTGRYTTLERPKRPRIVSVRRAANYPSIFAKILEKTESMGVPTVVTTAASVAETAMLARSLARSYLPPEVRQYISYEVRSFVKRSMGHYFNNSSQMTITIEEFEGYSHNEVFDAAKAYVATKISPSNKRIKVSKHAKENNYNVSVERDEKVMDVYDGVQFQWVLRSHHVEEKNHDSGSRSFDVRSFELKFDKRFKDVALESYLPFMVKRSTLMKLERKKLKLFTLDSDYSWSSDKWTSVTLAHPSTFKTLAMDSDVKRSVMEDLDKFVKRSEYYKRVGKAWKRGYLLYGPPGTGKSSLIAAMANHLNFDIYDLELTAVEDNSELRRLLIDTGNRSILVVEDIDCSIALNNRTTDEGKPKKSKNKKVTLSGLLNFTDGLWSSCGDQRIIVFTTNYKEKLDPALLRPGRMDVHIHMSYCTPSTFKALALNYLEIKEHPLFSKIEEGIKATEVTPADVAEQLMRNESVDSILEGLVDFLKVKKIKNEQEKAKTEEADLEKKKKTTKGKKIQRSRKMDEVDEESIYEE; encoded by the coding sequence ATGGCACTAACATCCAATTCTTATTCGGTTCGTTTTCCTATGGATACCGGTAGATACACGACACTTGAAAGACCAAAGCGACCTCGGATTGTTTCAGTTCGCCGTGCTGCAAACTATCCGAGTATATTTGCAAAAATCCTAGAAAAAACCGAGTCCATGGGGGTTCCAACAGTTGTAACCACCGCAGCTTCGGTGGCTGAAACTGCAATGCTGGCTCGATCGTTAGCCCGAAGCTACTTGCCTCCCGAAGTGCGACAATACATCTCCTATGAAGTCCGCAGCTTCGTCAAACGCTCCATGGGTCATTACTTTAATAATTCCTCTCAGATGACGATAACCATCGAAGAGTTTGAAGGGTATAGTCACAATGAAGTCTTTGACGCTGCAAAGGCCTATGTAGCCACCAAGATCTCTCCATCTAACAAAAGAATCAAAGTGAGTAAACACGCGAAAGAAAACAACTACAACGTCAGTGTGGAACGTGACGAGAAAGTTATGGACGTTTACGATGGCGTCCAGTTCCAATGGGTCCTACGTAGCCACCATGTTGAGGAAAAGAATCACGACTCCGGATCCAGGTCGTTCGATGTCAGATCATTCGAGCTCAAGTTCGACAAGAGGTTCAAGGACGTGGCTCTTGAATCTTACTTGCCATTCATGGTGAAAAGATCCACTTTAATGAAACTCGAGAGGAAGAAACTCAAGCTCTTTACTCTCGACTCAGATTATTCTTGGTCCTCAGACAAGTGGACCTCTGTAACTCTCGCCCATCCTTCTACTTTCAAGACCCTAGCAATGGATTCAGATGTCAAGAGAAGTGTGATGGAAGACCTTGACAAGTTTGTGAAACGGAGCGAGTACTACAAGAGAGTTGGTAAAGCTTGGAAGAGAGGGTACTTGTTATACGGTCCACCAGGGACAGGGAAGTCAAGCTTGATTGCAGCCATGGCTAACCATCTCAACTTCGATATTTATGACTTGGAGCTGACAGCTGTTGAAGACAACTCTGAGCTCAGAAGGTTGCTGATTGACACTGGTAACCGTTCAATTCTTGTGGTGGAAGATATCGACTGCTCCATCGCGTTGAATAACAGGACAACCGATGAAGGTAAACCTAAGAAATCGAAAAACAAGAAAGTGACACTCTCTGGGCTACTAAACTTCACTGATGGTCTATGGTCAAGCTGCGGCGACCAACGGATCATAGTATTCACAACCAATTACAAAGAGAAGCTAGACCCTGCCTTGTTGAGGCCAGGACGTATGGATGTGCACATTCACATGTCGTACTGCACGCCTAGTACTTTCAAGGCTCTTGCTTTGAACTATTTAGAGATCAAAGAGCATCCACTTTTTAGCAAGATCGAGGAAGGTATCAAAGCGACAGAGGTCACTCCAGCGGATGTAGCTGAACAACTTATGAGGAATGAGTCTGTTGATAGTATTCTTGAGGGTTTGGTTGACTTCTTGaaagtcaagaagatcaagaacGAACAAGAGAAGGCCAAAACTGAGGAGGCTGacttagagaagaagaaaaagactaCTAAGGGGAAAAAGATTCAAAGGTCAAGAAAAATGGATGAGGTTGATGAAGAAAGTATTTATGAGGAATGA
- the LOC108839906 gene encoding thioredoxin domain-containing protein PLP3A: MDPDAVKSTLSNLAFGNVLAAAARDYKKEVLANEKAQSSSHVNEEVDLDELMDDPELEKLHADRIAALKREVEKREAFKRQGHGEYREVSEGDFLGEVTRSEKVICHFYHKEFYRCKIMDKHLKTLAPRHVDTKFIKVDAENAPFFVTKLAIKTLPCVLLFSKGIAIDRLVGFQDLGTKDDFSTTKLENVLVKKGMLSKKKKEEDDEDAEYQESIRRSVRSSENLDSDSD; encoded by the exons ATGGATCCGGACGCAGTCAAGTCGACCCTCTCGAACCTGGCGTTTGGGAATGTATTGGCAGCTGCTGCTAGAGATTATAAGAAG GAAGTGCTTGCAAATGAGAAGGCACAATCATCAAGTCATGTCAATGAGGAGGTTGATCTTGATGAACTTATGGAT GACCCAGAGCTAGAAAAATTGCACGCTGATAGGATTGCAGCACTCAAG AGAGAAGTTGAGAAGAGGGAAGCGTTCAAAAGACAAGGGCATGGTGAGTATCGAGAGGTGAGCGAGGGAGATTTTTTGGGTGAAGTCACCAGGAGTGAGAAAGTTATATGCCATTTCTACCACAAGGAGTTTTACCGCTGCAA AATAATGGACAAGCATCTGAAGACTCTTGCGCCTAGACATGTGGACACTAAGTTCATTAAAGTGGACGCAGAG AATGCTCCTTTCTTTGTCACGAAGCTGGCAATAAAGACCTTGCCCTGCGTTTTGCTTTTCAG CAAGGGAATCGCAATAGATAGGCTAGTTGGGTTCCAGGATTTGGGGACAAAGGACGATTTCAGCACTACCAAACTGGAAAACGTTCTGGTTAAAAAAG GAATGCtcagcaagaagaagaaagaggaagatgatgaagatgctGAGTACCAAGAGAGCATAAGACGGTCGGTTAGGTCTTCAGAGAATCTGGACTCTGACTCTGACTGA